The window TCGTCGAGCAGCAGCAGCCGGGGCCCGGTGGCCAGCGCGCGGACGATGGCGACCCGCTGCTGCTGCCCGCCGGAGAGCCGGTCCGGGTACTCCCGGGCCTTGGCCGCGAGACCCAGCCGGTCCAGCAGCTCCAGCGCCTCGGCCTCGGCCTCGGCCCGGCCACGCCGGTGCACCCGGCGCGGCGCCAGCGTGACGTTCTCCAGCACCGTCATGTGCGGGAACAGGTTGTACGCCTGGAACACCACACCGATCCGGCGCCGGACGGCGTCCTCGTCGGTGCGCGGATCGGTGATCTCCGCGCCGTCCAGGAAGATCGCGCCGTCGTCGATCCGCTCCAGCAGGTTGGCGCACCGCATCAGGGTGGACTTGCCGGAGCCGGACGCGCCGATCAACGCCGTCACGGTGTGCTCGGGCACGGTGAGGTCCACGTCGCGCAGGACCAGCTGGGAGCCGAAGCTCTTGCGCACCGACTCCAGCCGCAGGACCGGGTTGGTCGTCACACGGCACCTCCCTGGTGCTGACGGCGGTTCATCCGGCGGGACAGCCAGTCGGTGAACCGGGTGAGCGGCACGGTCAGCACGATGAAGACCAGCCCGGCCACCACGTACGGGGTGTAGTTGAACGACCGGCTGGCGATGATCTTCGCCGCGTACACCGCGTCGATCGCCCCGCCGATCGACACCAGGCCGGTGTCCTTCTGCAGGCTGACCAGGTTGTTCAGCAGCGGCGGCACCACCCGGCGGACCGCCTGCGGCAGCACCACGTGGCGCATCGCCTGCGCGTTGCTCAGCCCGAGCGAACGGGCGGCCGCCCGCTGGTCGGGGTGCACCGAGTCGATGCCGGCCCGGAAGACCTCGGAGACGTACGCGGAGTACGTCAGCACCAGCGCGGCGCCGCCGAGCAGCATCGGATCCGTGGTCACCCCGGTCAGCCGCAGCGCCGGCACGCCGGTGATCATGACGAGCAGACAGATGATCATCGGCAGGCCGAGGAAGAAGTCCACGTAAGCCGTGGCCAGCAGCCGCACCGGCAGGAAGACCGGTCCACGCAGCGTCCGCAGCACCGCCAGCAGCAGGCCGAGGAGCAGGATCAGCACCCCGCAGCCGAGCATCAGCTCCAGGTTGATCCGCAGGCCCCTGAGCACCTCCGGCAGCGCCCGGCGGGCGTAGTCGGCGTCGAAGAAGGCCTTCCGGGTGGCCGCCCAGCCGGGGGAGTTGA of the Kitasatospora sp. NBC_01246 genome contains:
- a CDS encoding amino acid ABC transporter ATP-binding protein, with translation MTTNPVLRLESVRKSFGSQLVLRDVDLTVPEHTVTALIGASGSGKSTLMRCANLLERIDDGAIFLDGAEITDPRTDEDAVRRRIGVVFQAYNLFPHMTVLENVTLAPRRVHRRGRAEAEAEALELLDRLGLAAKAREYPDRLSGGQQQRVAIVRALATGPRLLLLDEITAALDPVLVGEVLAVVRDLKERGMTMVVSTHEMGFAREVADQVCFLESGVVLEQGPPEQVFGDPQHDRTRRFLSRVVASGRLAP
- a CDS encoding amino acid ABC transporter permease; amino-acid sequence: MSTEAGAGPRKAGGGSGTGLLRRRRTDPPGPAPDDGYRPSARRLAHEAYRRGRSRRAALIAGASTLVTAAALSLLVVNSPGWAATRKAFFDADYARRALPEVLRGLRINLELMLGCGVLILLLGLLLAVLRTLRGPVFLPVRLLATAYVDFFLGLPMIICLLVMITGVPALRLTGVTTDPMLLGGAALVLTYSAYVSEVFRAGIDSVHPDQRAAARSLGLSNAQAMRHVVLPQAVRRVVPPLLNNLVSLQKDTGLVSIGGAIDAVYAAKIIASRSFNYTPYVVAGLVFIVLTVPLTRFTDWLSRRMNRRQHQGGAV